In one window of Leptospira sp. GIMC2001 DNA:
- a CDS encoding bile acid:sodium symporter family protein: protein MQTGYLLEIFLPVSLFIIMLGMGLSLTSKDFSRIALYPKAMILGIIGQLLLLPMIGFGVATLFRLEPNLAVGLMILSFCPSGSTSNMYSYIFRGDVALSISLTALISIIKPFTLPILAYYAMLHFLGEGKTIELPILKTIIQLFVITVLPVGIGMLVRHFQPMISKIAEKPIKIFSMVILFVIVAGVIHQNWDKMYGFFLESGMASFTLNIISLSLGLGISLLAKLDKAQTITLAFELGIQNGTTALLVTGTILKNSEMTIVPVTYSLLMFLNALIFGSMLLSKKEKRSI, encoded by the coding sequence GTGCAAACTGGGTATCTATTAGAGATTTTTTTGCCTGTATCATTATTTATCATCATGCTGGGAATGGGACTATCACTCACTAGCAAAGATTTTTCTAGGATAGCCTTATATCCGAAAGCAATGATTCTTGGTATCATTGGGCAATTGTTATTGTTGCCAATGATTGGATTTGGCGTTGCTACACTATTTCGACTCGAACCAAATTTAGCTGTAGGATTGATGATTCTTTCCTTTTGCCCGTCTGGATCTACTTCGAATATGTACTCTTATATTTTTCGAGGGGATGTTGCTCTTTCGATAAGCCTTACCGCTTTAATCAGTATCATTAAGCCATTCACCTTACCTATATTAGCTTACTATGCGATGCTTCATTTTCTGGGAGAAGGTAAAACCATTGAACTCCCGATTCTCAAGACAATCATCCAATTATTCGTGATTACTGTACTCCCAGTAGGTATTGGAATGTTAGTTCGACATTTCCAACCTATGATATCCAAAATTGCCGAAAAACCTATCAAGATATTCTCAATGGTAATACTGTTTGTTATAGTAGCAGGTGTAATTCATCAGAATTGGGACAAAATGTACGGATTTTTTCTGGAGAGTGGTATGGCATCCTTCACCTTAAATATCATCTCTTTATCTCTTGGCCTTGGAATCTCACTACTAGCAAAGCTAGACAAAGCCCAAACTATCACGCTTGCTTTTGAGCTAGGAATCCAAAATGGAACTACCGCATTACTTGTTACAGGCACGATACTTAAGAATTCTGAAATGACGATAGTTCCCGTAACCTACAGCCTTCTTATGTTTTTGAATGCCTTGATATTTGGCTCAATGTTGTTAAGCAAAAAAGAAAAGAGGTCAATCTAA